The Halorubrum salinarum region CCCAGAAGCGCAAGGAGGAAGATGACCGGGACGAGCATCCCGATGAGGGGCCACCAACCACCTGTGGTACCGTACTGGCCCATCATTCCTCCGTATCCCATCATCCCACCGAACCCCATACCCATTGTGAGCAAGGGAAGGAGGATGAACGCTCCGAGGACGATGAGCAGTATCGTCGTCGTATCCAGTTGATCCGATGATGCCATCAGAGATCAGGCCTCCGATGCGGATCCGAACTCGTCAGTTACGGCTGCCAGTACGCGGTCGAATCGTTCGCTGACCTCGGTCGCGACGGAGTCAAGCGCGTCGTTATCAGCGATCCCGACTAACTGTTCCGGGTCGACCGCACTCACCACGATGACGCCGTCATCGTTCTCGTAGACGATGACGTTACAGGGCAAGAGCGCACCGAGTTCAGTTTCTACACTCAACCCTTCGTATGCCAGCGGAGGATTGCACGCACCGAGGATGCGATACTGGCGGAACTCCTCACCGAGTTTCTCCTTGAGCGTCGCCTGAATGTCGATGTCACAGAGAACACCGAATCCCTCGTCTTTGAGCGCGGCATTCGTTGCGTCGACGACATCGTCGAACTCTCCATCAATCTTGGTTTGTATTGTGTAACTCATGTAATACTGTATCCTGTTTACGCACTTAAGCGTTCGGTCCCGTCGCCCCAACTGGCAGACGAGAATTTTTTCTCGACGATGCTCCTTCTATTTCGGTCATGGGCACTACTCGAGTTGCTTTCGTCGACGTTCGAACTCTTCATCGGAGAGTTCACCGCGAGCGTAACGCTCACGAAGAACCGAAAGCGGCCGACTATCACTCCTCTCAGAATCTCTGTTGAGGAGTGAGTAGACGAGATAGAGCGGGACGACGATTAGGAGCCCCATCCAAAGGAAGCTCCAGAGGCCCATTCCACCGCTGAAGACCCCCCAACCGCCGCTACCCATCATACCGCCGCCGTAGCCTCCACCACCGTGAGCCGCTGCGGTGCCCGTTGCTACAATCAACAGCGGAACCGCTAGTATTGCGATTCGACGAGTCGTCCGCCCGAGAGTGTTGGTGTAGTGTGTCATTGTGATCGTTGAGTCAGTAAGTCGAATATCTATCGTGTCAGACGAGGATCCGAACAGGGATCGTTAGCAGCCGTACCCCTGTCCGTTCATCCCCGTCGCGGTGTGATTGTCGTCCGCCATATCTTGGGCCATCTCGTCGACGGTCA contains the following coding sequences:
- a CDS encoding SHOCT domain-containing protein translates to MTHYTNTLGRTTRRIAILAVPLLIVATGTAAAHGGGGYGGGMMGSGGWGVFSGGMGLWSFLWMGLLIVVPLYLVYSLLNRDSERSDSRPLSVLRERYARGELSDEEFERRRKQLE
- a CDS encoding SHOCT domain-containing protein, encoding MASSDQLDTTTILLIVLGAFILLPLLTMGMGFGGMMGYGGMMGQYGTTGGWWPLIGMLVPVIFLLALLGGGYLIFRRMSETQTSHNPAMEELRLAYARGDLTDEEFEARREKLEQSE
- a CDS encoding DUF302 domain-containing protein, producing the protein MSYTIQTKIDGEFDDVVDATNAALKDEGFGVLCDIDIQATLKEKLGEEFRQYRILGACNPPLAYEGLSVETELGALLPCNVIVYENDDGVIVVSAVDPEQLVGIADNDALDSVATEVSERFDRVLAAVTDEFGSASEA